The Plasmodium knowlesi strain H genome assembly, chromosome: 12 sequence tatgaggaaaaaagaggtacAGAATGGGAAAATCGTACAATATGTTTCTGCAAAAATCGTAATTCTTCTcgttatttatgtatatcaGAAATGCCACGGTTAGAAGGAGAACAATGTGTATGTAATTCTTACAGTaggaacaaaagaaaagataaaaaattgaaatgaTCGAAATGATGAAGCTTCTAAATTCGAATATACCGTTTACTTTATCGAAGATATAGCTGAATCTGTTTTTTATCTGCATGGTCCGTTTTATgttatttataaataaattaaacaaCTGATAATTATTGTTAACGTTGTTATATGTCATGGAGAGATCCTCATCATTGCAAAGTACATTGGTGGTGTTTTGAGATGGTAGCAAATACTCAAATCGGTTCttacttttatatataaatatatggacATATAAATTATCATCATTCAAGTCGGATTCATATTTACTATTTTtctgtgcactttttttctgATCATTATGTAACTTTctgacaaaaaaataattcttatcaaaaaatatatttttctgatTCAGGAGAGAAAGCCCATTTGTCACTTGGTCATTCGTTTTATTGCAAAAGGAGCCGAATAACTTTTCTGTCCTGTTGGACGACGTGGAACTGTACATGGATGTATTCTTGTACTTGGTAtttttcgttaaaaaaaagtcggTTTGGATTTGTATACTACTCAGTTCAGCTTTTTTGTGCAAATCAAAATCGATGTGTTTCTCAATTTCATAATTGTGTAGAATAAAATGTCCTAGATACAAATCCAGGTCTGtgtaaaagtaaaatattaCTTTATTCTGTCTATCCGTGAAAAGTGGTATGAACATATCCCTATTGTACTCATACTTGTAGTGgtacaaaaaattatccacGTCAATTATAGCATATATGTAATTATACTTAATTTGTTCTAAGTTcctaatttttaaaatatttacatatatgtaattataaGCACTGGCATGAATGGacttgtaaaattttttcagcACGTTGAAATATTTTGGAGAAGAATAATACAACTCGTAATTCTTCAAAAAGACATTTTTCGTGTACTTGAAGAAAAGTATTTTCATATACTTTTTTATGGAACCATAAatagaaataattttcattaAATTGATCAACTCGATAATAACATTCACATTGTGATTAGCCAAACGAATATGCTCGTTATTGAAATGATATCCATCATTTGATATcttgtaattatttttttttttcttcttctttttttttaaggaaaagaaattactATTATCTGAGGTGGAAGTACCATCCGTATTGCTCAAACGTTTCGCATACACACTAAAATTGTAAATGTTGTTTGAACTTTTGTAAATATCTCCATATTTAGAATGAGATATGTCATATACGTCTCGGTGCATAACCTTGTAGATGTTATTAATATTctgtttatatttatttaaaattaagaaatgCTTCTTTAAAActaggattttttttctataaatatGTGTGGCATTCGTTTTCTTGTACATGTAACATGAAATGGTGTAATCACATTTGTTTATCAGTGTATTGAAGTATATGTTGtacaaattttccttctcctcattttttcctccatttttgtcttcaccttgttctttacttttttttttcttcatctggTCTATTTGTTTTGTGGAATGCTCCTTTGTCGAGTCACCATTCAGTGGTTCTTCGAACGAATAAAGCATGATATGCTTATATTTCTTTCTCATCTCGTCtaatttttcctcattctCCTTATCATACGGGTCTGTATGATGATTCATGGCGTTGCGATAGGTGGATGATGCCTCCTGCGGGGATTCTTCTCCCCCTGGGTCTTTCCCTCCCGTCGTCTTTTCATTCACATTTGTGTCTCTCACCCTTCCTGTCTTTTGTTCAACATTTTTGTCTCCATAGTTGCGTTTCTTTTTCATGCGAGAGATCTTATTAATGAGGCTCACGTTGGACTCATTCagcctttccttttcttcgaTGTTGCTATTAAACTTATTCAAGTAGAAGTCGTACAAATTGTTGTTATACTTATGGTTGTTAATTTCTTTGTAAAGGTAAAATTCGGTCAGGTCGTCATTCGACTTGCAAGCACTATCTTCATAGTTTGATGAGAGCTCGTCATAGATGTTATCATACGTATTACTTAGAATGTTGGAATTGCTATCTGTGTGTTTTCTATCCTCCGAATCGTTGCAATGTATAAGGCTTTTCAGATTTTCATCTTTGTGGTTCTTATTCAGGTGTGTCCTTCTAATTAATTCTTTCTCCTCAGTGGATGTTCTACTTTTTATCCTCTTCttaatttccattttgtacaCTGCATGGGGATGTTACTTTTAtacaattttcttcctttcgaCTTTGTTACCGTTCTGCGTTTGGTACTGTCTTTATTGAATTCACCCATGGAAAGGCAAatgtgtgggggggaaaaaaaacaaaaaaaaaagagagattAAATATCACACAGAGATATAGCCCCCCCATACCAgtgtatttctttttgttcgATTATACACTTTCATGTTGTACGGAGGGGATGTTCTCtcatggggaaaaaaactgcAACTTGCATTTGCATTTGTTCGCACCAAGCAAAATCAGCAGGACGATTCAGGAAAGCCTATGCAAATTtgcatttacaaaaaaaaaaaaaaaaaaaaaaaaaaaaaaggaaataaaggaaTTGCACAACAGTTTCCTACAAACTGTGGTGGTAGCAGCATGCTTCGAAAGAAACGCATATTATGCCTACGGATTTAAACGTAAATTTACGTAagcatataaatatgcattGAATAAGTAGCCCCACACCCACTGCACTTAGGCAAATAAAACATGCATCCGTACGTGCAGCTGTGGATATACGCCCTCATTCCTTCATCCTTTCATTATGCATTTTTACATCACAGGgagtacacaaaaaaaaaaaaaaaaaaaaaaaatttaagtagaaaaaattaagcacAGAATGTCATAAAATGTTGAAAACATTCGGCATAGTTCACCGCATGGCTCTTTATCAACATACGAATATATGTAacattaatttttatatCATCTACGGTTTTAcaagttccatttttttgtgtctACGCAAAGGCGAAGAgaactggaaaaaatggagaaaaatggaaaaaaataggaaaaatcaTCCTTCATGTGTCAACAAACaaggcgtaaaaaaaaaaaatgattgaactgttatattttttttatcactttaatgttttttccgttctgcttttttattattttcgcGTAGCGGTGTAAAGCTCACCGAAATATttccaaaggaaaaatttttcgtttcataccggtaaaataaaaaaaaaaaaaaaacgtatgcACTGAATTGCGGATAATGCGCAACGCaggaatatatatgcagCATTACAACATGAggtgaggaagaaaacaaatgatGGGGGAAGTGCTATCAATGAAAACAAAACCCGTTCCAATTTGTAAATTAATAAATGTTTTCATCCAtttgacagaaaaaaaaaaaaaataaaaataaatagaaCGTGAAGGTGAAGGGCACTACCTCGTGGTTAAGTGAAAACCTGTGAaaaggtataaaaaaaatgattacatttttttttatgttgccTGTCCTTAccaaatataatataatcaaacggaatgaaaaaaaagtacatcatACTATAGTCgcaagaatgaaaagaagtcAGAAGATTAATTCGTTTTCCCATAATTCTTAAGTCCGAAATTTTGCCCAAGTGAACATTTCAAATGAAGaacttttttacaaaaaaaaaaaaagaaggaaaaatctaCAATTCGATttcattcccatttttcgGGCAAACAAATCGACTTTATtgagaaggaacaaattatAGAAAATTAAGCGAATAACAGTTGGCAAAGCTGATATTCCCATGCCGTTTTGGAATTTTTACATCCGTTTATGCATCCACAAAATCTGTCACACTTCTGAAAATATCCTATTACATTTGTAACTTTATCAACATACCTTTTTAATTGGAGTAACGGGAAAAACACGgataataggaaaaaaaaaaaaaaaaaaaaaaaaaaaaaaaaaaaagtgagaatTAAGCatatgtgaagaaaaaagaaaaccttttttaaatgcatACTCTATCCACATGAATGTGCATAATGATGTGAAGCAGTGTACGTAGACAGTTTCTTTAATGcagttctctttttttttttttcccttttcagtGCCTCTGTcgacgagaaaaaaaaaacacccgCGCAATAcgataaaaagtaaaattctGAAGaccagaaaaaggaaaagagattACGATGAAggtatggaaaaagaaagcgaCGTGTATGTCAATAGTTTCGTTTCGCCAACAATGTCCATGTAAAAATGGCTCTTCACAGAGATCAACGTGGTGTGCTTCATATGCACGGCGTACTTGCCTTTTTATCAGCATGATTATATATACCATATCGGCATAAGCGCACACTCATTGATATTGCCCTCCCCATCCCCCTTGCGCAAATACTTTTTATGGTGAATTTCATTTCACGTTCCCTACAGTATATAAGGATTATCTCAACCAACCGGCCCTTCCGTACGATGAAGATAAAAAGGGAGGCGgtaatgaaatgaaaaaaaggaaggcgaATTcccaaattatttttatttgattttattatttgattttttttttttttttttttttttcccaatttgtaTAACATTAAAATGACTCAAAATTGTTgacaacctttttttttaggacaACATAAGTGCTATGCTTGcgacatttattttataaatgaCGACGCGAAGAAACAACACGAAAAAACGAAGAAACACAAGAGGAGAGTGAAAATGCTTAACACAGAGACGCCCTACACTTATGTAAAGCCCATTAAAGTGCACATACACATGAAACATTTATACATGCATCATACATATGGTTATGTGTACTTGGGTGCATAAATTATAATCGCTCTTCATACGCTTGGTAAAATACGTTGTAACGGTTGCATTTTTCtacaacttcttcttccctacAGAAGGACGCCCTTAAGGCTGCTGAGATTTCCCTTTAACTGGGTTCCCCGTGTGGGGGAGCATGCGAAACGTAGGAATTTACAACATATACATGTGAGAGGCTCCCTTTTATGCACACTTGGTTAAACGCCCGTAAATGATACAGCCCTGGTAAGCCTCAAAAAGGTATGCAAATTATGCACCATTGGGCTTAATTCAAACAAGTTTTTGTAATCATTTGCGGATAATGTTTCGGCATCGTCTACCTgtaaggaatttttttttaagttatcCTCATCCTTTATTACcacttcattcattttttcaatgcTGTTACGTGAAAAAATGTtagttaaaaaattttgaaaattcactacatcatttttttcatcgtcATTATTCTCTTGTTTTGTCGTATCCCCCAACTttgtcttttctttcttattaTTTAAATTGATAAATTCGCACAGCTCAAATAGGCAATACAGGATGGATTTATGTCTCGTCAAATTTTTGATGaactttttttcgctttcttCCGTTTCGATTTTGGCAATTCTAGGAGGGAGGAACAAAAAGggcaaagaggaaaaaaaaaaaaaatgaagatgaagatgaATAAATTAGTAATGGACATGATGAATGGGGGGAATATCACACGGCCCTCTGAAGCACAGCCTTCGTGTTGGGAAAGAACTAAGCGGGATGAATTAACTACACTTTGATGGACCCTAAATTTTGACATGCCATATCATCATTTGTGAACGTTTAATGTGGTGGATTTTACATCCTTATCATTTTAATACGTATAATGGGgaccctttttttcatcccagTATGGCCATCCTTTCTCTCCTCCCCGAGAAGGTTATGTATTCTTACctgcaaaaattttcctcATACTCCACATTTAGCGAATCGGTCAGTGGTCCCTTCACGCTAACCATCATTTTCGATTTTGTCCCGTTAGCCAGGCTTACATCCCCGGAATAAAAGGCCATAAATCGAAAGCACAATAAAATATCGTTTATTAAAAGTTCCTCTGTTTGGTCTTCCGCCATATGATACCTCTCCTTTTCAAGCATCTTCTCTACTTCTACATTTGTAACTAAGAGGttaattccctttttcttcaataaaAATAGTAAGGTGTATACGTCTAGTGTGCAGTTGTATAAGTCCTTGAGAACGTCTATTCCGTTGTCTTGTAGTTCCATACCATATTCATCAATGTGGAAAATAAAGCTCTTACCATTTCGGTTCCTTATCATTGCAACAACTTTATTTTCACAATATTTGATTTCCCACTGGATATATGGGAAATTACTTATGCTATTCAGATTGATATAATAGTTGCTAATTCGGTTGCTATAAATTCTTACAtatgttttattatttagTGCAATTTTCTCACTTTGTACTTTAActatatttatttcatcatatggcttttttgtttttgagCATTCCTGTAAggtattttctcttttctccttACTCATATCGCAGGCCTTAACATGTTTCTcattttgtatatttatacGAATGTTCTCTTTTGCACAATTTACCTCTTCGGTGCATTTGGGAGTAGAATCCTCTGTGGTGATATTCTCCTTATTGTGCATATGTTGGAAATCCAAATTGTCAGttctttcctcctccgtttcattttgtcttttttctaCCTCTGCCCCTTCTCCGTTTGGCATTTCAGCATGCGTACCATGCAGGTGTGATCCTTCACCCAAATGATGCAAATTATCCACagggaaaaaatttgcacagCTCACCTTTTTATTAGTATCTATGTAGAATATTTCCAACTCCTCATCAGTGTAAATATAGGTGGGAAGTTCAATTTCGTATATGTATGAAAAGGCATTTTGTTGTTCCTCCATGGGAAAGGTATTAGCTACATCAGAAAGCGGGACATAGGGAGACGAGTTGCTATAATCGCCACAGGCATGGTTAGTAGAAGACGCCATTTTGTCCATTCCAAAAGATGCAGATACAGACGGATTGGATAAAATgtgaattttaaataaatcgagaaatataaaatcatCCATATATTCGtatgatttattttttactacCAACGTGAGGAAGTATCGTTTGTCTACATGATTAGGAGAAATTATGCTCATCGTCATGTTGGAAaactctattttgttttcattttttattccatttattATCTTCGTttcagaaaagaaaaaggcatttttcttgtttccattttctgCCTTGTTtagcaaaataaatttgttcaGTATGATTTTATTTGTGTGCTTGATGTACTTTTCAAAAAGGTATGTTTTTAGcttgaataaaattttaaaattttcaacgcAGTAATGGCGAACCTTTGGAATTACCATAAAATAGTCGGttagcaaaatgaaaaaaaataaataagtcGACTGCATCATTTCACAACAGTTCTCAAAATCATGTAACGCATGCTCTTTGAAAAAttctttcaaaaaatggaaaattgtATTCAAGCATTTGTTATTCGTTACATTGTAAAAGTACATGCAGCTGTTCTCATAATACATGTTTGTTGTTTTATTGGACAATGATTTATCTTTTATAGACAAGGGGAAGAACACCCCATATATGCACTGGTGTATATTCATATCAATATAAAACAAGGGCGTTTTTTTATCTGCGTCATAGTATTTGTTTAACAAATTGTTgaccatttcttccttttcttgctCCATGTAGGAGATGATTTTACGAACCAACTTATCATCATTTTCGTTATAGGTGTTTATCTTTACGTTGTCCAccaattccttcttttcggtTATTTCTACtttatcttcattttcaattttatcctttggaatttttttttttttttttttttttttcgtcttttcattttcattacctgcgtttttcaaattactcctttccttccccacaACAGGCTTCCTAACActatcgtttttttttttcatttttttggggcCCTACTAAATAGCCCTCTTTCTCTGCACTGTAGCTTTTGAAAGGGAAATATGGTAAAGAAGTTACTAATATTTTGAccgtcgtttttttttttttttttttttacaatattaaggaaaaagttgataaatggattttaaaaaaaaatgcgtagcGGATTGTGTAATATCATTGCGTGACACAGACAAGGCTGACTGAAAGGAATGGGAGAGATATTCTCCTTTGAGTTACGTATACCCCAATAGTTTCCTATTAGCCTCCATTCGGCTgcaatttttctatttttttacatgttgATTTGTCTTAATCGCTCACATGGATGTGATGCGATGAAATGGTAACGCGGTGAAATTCCCAAGGGTTCAACTTAAAGGGGCCCCTTCTCATCCCACAGTATCCCCCACAATGCGGGGCATTCAAAATGAGAcatgccattttttaaaaattgattTTGCGAAACGTCTTGCAGTATCCCACATGACTCTCTCTTCCgcgaaaaaaatagcaatatGATATTATTTACATCATCCATTTTGTACAAGAATATTATCCCAAAAATGAactaaaaggaaaatacgtTTTGgtagttttcatttttcctttgtgcTGTGCAAAGACCCTTTGGTTGATTAATTTCACGTGGAGAATGGGAAATTGAAACGCACGAAAATTTccattacattttttgcgaAAGCGCAAGTTAATTTCCTCATGTATGGGTACGGCAAAACAATTTATAGGTGGCGTATTTCCCAACGTGGCAAAATCAAAGTATACTgcaaagatttttttttttttcccctggagAAGTTCATCAGCGCGCCGATTGTGGCGATGCGGCGATTGCTTTGCTTCATCATTGAAAAGAAATatctaaaaaaaatggcacaacaTGGCGATTATCCAAAGTTACATGGCAAGATTAATTTTGCCTACAGGGAATGGTGTTGCCCAACGCAGTCAGCCGCAACTTTCGATTTTTGCCACTAAAAATTCCTCGGAAAAAGTTCACGCATTCGCATATATGTTACAGTGCGCATATGGCAAAAAAGGCAGGAAGCGGAAAtggctatttttttgccaaattaaaaaaaaaataaataaataataataatttacaaaaataggTAGCAATTTTTCCCGGTGTTTCCCTATGCCCCAGAGGAATTAACAAACGATGAATAGCCGCCGGAATAATTAAATGCagagtatttttttcaaaacaaaattatttacatttttaaagaaaaaaattcaaacccATGATTTGCGATAAATAGAGGAATGTCATCCTTTGCTATTATTTCTCCATACTTTccaaaaaagagcaaaagataga is a genomic window containing:
- a CDS encoding zinc finger protein, putative, with the protein product MPLSTRKKKHPRNTIKSKILKTRKRKRDYDEVYKDYLNQPALPYDEDKKGGGQHKCYACDIYFINDDAKKQHEKTKKHKRRVKMLNTETPYTYKDALKAAEISL